AAAACGACAGTGATTGCGCCAAGAAACCTTCCTATCTGAGACATGCTCCTCACCACTTTTTAATCGTGTGCAGAGTTACCAAGATCAGAATTACTATAACTCCTGCGTAAATAAGGATCTGAAAAGCAGCAGCGTAAGGTGCGCTGAGCATTATGAAAAGAAGAGCGACAAAAATGCTCATAAAGAGAAAAGAGATAACAGAATGGATTGTTCTTTTAAGTTTGATGGAAAGGAAGGCTGTAAATAGAGTCAACCCAATTAATATAAATTCATAAATTTCAGCCATAGATAGCCCCTACCATCCACTCCCTGATGGGAAAATTCTAGGAATTTAAATCCTTTGTTTTTGCTTTTAATCAAAAAGTTTAATAAAAAAGCATTAAAACGTCGTATGGAGCTGAGGGGGACAAGGGATGGATTCAAATTACTTTGATTTATTGGCTTTGACGAT
This window of the Candidatus Methylarchaceae archaeon HK02M2 genome carries:
- a CDS encoding NADH-quinone oxidoreductase subunit J, producing MAEIYEFILIGLTLFTAFLSIKLKRTIHSVISFLFMSIFVALLFIMLSAPYAAAFQILIYAGVIVILILVTLHTIKKW